taagaaaataaatcgaaatatttataaatataataaaattttattgtctATCTATGATAGGCTGTGATATACTTAGACTATTATCTTTTGTATAgacataaattatttttgtaatattttgttattatttgtcaatatttttagtagttttatcatttaaaataatttttttattcccCACTCCActttattatactaaaaataacaaaagaaaaattatggcAAGAATCATGGGCAAATAtacaagtattttttttttttaaaaaaaaactatttattatttttaagctTAACATGTGTGGTGGTTGTTCCACTTACAACATTGACAccttcaaactttcaaattgattGCTCTCTGAAGATTTCCTCGTGCTGATTTTTGTAGCATCGTGCGGCATGCGCCCTATTACGAAAAGGATTTTTCGCAATTTTAGGTCAATTTGGTCGAGCTTTCAACCTCCAATTCGATTATCTTatctcattttctctattttctaaGTTATTGGGCATTGTTTATGATTGTAATCTTCATCTTAAACCGGATTTGTGGTTGAGGTGAATATGCTAGCTTATGGTTAGATGAAACTCATTACTTTATTTAAGGATTTTGCTTAAACTCAAATTTCTATTTGGGTTtatgtggttattttatgtattttataattataaggGTGAAAATAACAAAGTATATAAAAATTGTTGATAGACTCTaaccagtgatatggtctatcactccTAGTTTATCACTGAACTATCTAGAGCTTgtcatatttgttttttttttaacattatgtTATATCGACTAATACTTTGGATCtgattgttatatttacaattgTACTTATATTCTAATTAAGCTCTTAAATGTTGCGAAATATACAAACTACCAATTGTTTTTCAGTTTTCTTAAATTGAGATAGCAATTCATTAGAACGTCatgattttttaattatcaccattatgattttcaattttcttttgtattcttaaattcaaataaatttctCAACATGGATGAGataaatgataatcaaataCTTTCTCATAGTCAACCTTATGTTTTCCAAATTTATAGAGTTAGAAAAAAGGTGTGAGTTATACAATATTATTGTTCATGAAGGGTTTAGATTGTTTCAATTGTCATTATATGACATCTTCAATATAATTTCAACTAGTTAGGTCATTATATCATCGATTGAAaggtaaaaaaattgaattcacatTAGCATACATTggtgtaattaaatttaaaaaaaaatgttaaattgtaAGTTTAGTCTATTgaaattaaaacatataaatctaTTGGAtactttacaaaaatttaagACTTATTTTACATGAACCTGGAAGTTCATAAACTAAACTTGTCAAAACTGAAAAACActaaaatgttattaattaaattataactaCAGTCTTTGAACGGTTAGATTTGTGTTAGACATAATCTTAAATTGTAAAAGGTTACCAATAAGTCAATAAACTTTATGTTTTTATATCTACTAAGTTTtcgaatttttaaaatgttggataaattcccaaaattttgattttatatcgaataaagttgttcaacttttaATTTGTGCTTAATGAATCATTGACTTATtgacattttttcaaaattcacgAATCTATGAGTTTAATATTCTATTGGATACGAATTTCAAATCGATATgctaattcttaaaaaaaatgttaaaacacATTAAAATGCTTGTGAATctaaatgatatttttaattGTCTAAAAGGACGATATTTTTAAAGCTTATTAGATGCAAACAAAGTTCAAGAATAAAATTGTAATTTCACGATGATATTTTGAGTAATTTGATAgatttatctaaaaaaattagGCAAAATGTTATTTTACTTGAAGAATCAAGGTTTTAtaattcatttcaattttttgaatatttcattttcttctatgCTTGTTCTATTTCTCTCCCTAACTCTTCTTCTACAATGTGCGACGATGGAGGAcaacataatttttttcataCACCGATTGAATTAAACAAAGTGTAGAGGACAAAGTGTTGAAGAATAAGTTAGAACaggaaagaaaaacataattcaaaAAATACTTGGTGACACCatggaaagagaaaaaaacactTACATAATTTTGGTTGTAAAACCTAAGAGAACGTTTGGGGTAAAGGTTATGACCACCTTTTGCTACagtaaaaactatttcaaaCCTCAAATTAGCTATCGTCAACACTATTTCGAAACCCCCATTTACTATACTATTTACTATTTACCAcggtttttatcattttatattcatcatttttttattatttgctaccgtatttattatttcctttccaaattaaaatagtttacatctcaaatacatactattataatctaaattaaaataatctaccCCAAACGCAAACTATCGTAAACatgactataataactaactcattGCCTCAAATGTCTTAAAAGGttggtttgatttttatttatttatttattttttttaaaaatcatagtTCCACCCCTACAAAAATGCTTGATATTTTAGccaaaaattgttttgaaaatCCATTAAATCGTTTCATAAGGCCACTCTCGGAAGAGCGCGTGGAATTTACATCATCGTTTAGATAAAGAAAAGTCAACAACATACGCCGGTTCAATTTCAACTtcagtgagagagagagagaatctGTAATGGCTTTGGACCTTTTGGTTGTTGCTGTCAATGGCTGAGGTCTGTTGTGAAGCAAAACTCTAAATTATTAGTAAATTGGAAGCGCCAACCAAACTTCCACAatgctttttctctctttctcgtCGCTTTCCCCTTCTATCATTTACCCCCATCTTCAAATtcactctcttcttcttcttcttcttcttcttccttttcttcttcaccTTCCATTTTTCTTCTACCCCATCTTCAAATTCACTCCCTTCGTCGTCTTCTTCTTATTTACCAACTGGGTTCCTGACAAACACTTCGATTTCGACCTCATTCTGCTTCCTTCTCCCACAGGTATTGCCTGTTTGCGGTTTGATTCTTTCAATTCGATGGATTTTGTTGATGGGTTTTGTGTTGAATTTCTAGAATGTAATTGGGTATTTGTGATTTTGGCTGATGGTTTGATATTGAGTAGGAGTTCGTTTGTTTGATTGTGATGCTGTTTGCGAGCTAATTGCTAGATGCCGTCGATGTGGAGGCATTGTGTTTGCGTTTTTCTGCTGTTGTGTTGTCGCTCCATGCTTCTTGCCGGTGCTGCTACCACAGAGCCATCTGATGGTAAAGTTTTATCGGCTTTATGTTTTTTCATGAATTTGCTTCCACGTTCTTGGGTGGTTATGTTCTTGTTCTCAGTTTTTGTgatagtttatttattattgttatttttaatttggggTTAATGTTCTTGGTAGCATGGCATGTAGGAAGGAATTCCATGTATCAATTTAGTATGTCAACTAAGGGTATATTTGGGAGTGATTCATACTTTTGTCAAGTTCAAAATCTCTCTGAAACACAcctttaatcactcaaaatcaatttaaccTTTAATTTTACAtctttaaatgcaattttcatgtTATTAAAATTGCTTTTGAATGGTTAAAAGTATTTTctgagtgattttgaaaatgacaaatatgattataacaattttagaatcactctcaaacatgcAATAAGTTGCTAACGAGTAATGACTATCGAGTTTGAATGGTTTATTTATCATCTATTGAATGGTCAATAAAGACTAATGTAAATCATAAAGGACTCAGAGgaaataatttcaaattgtGGTTACCACATATTTACACGTTTTCTTGACAACCAAATGTAGTAGGGTCATATGGTTGTCTTGAGAGAATAGTTGAAGTGCATATAAGATGACCTGTACAGTCATtgatttgaaaggaaaaaaactcTTATTTTATGGTCTTCTGAACAACAATCTGCAGCTTCTATCATATACCATTTTTATGCTTATGGTACAATTATCTTTATTATGAAATCATATTTTGGATAATCAAGCACCTGAACTACTTGATCTGGGAAGTTTATTACCCTCCAATTTGGTCTCTTTTTTTCCAGTTCTGTTACAATTTTTTGTTCTCCTAACCATTACTTAGAAAGGCCACGTAATAGGGGTAAATATCATATAGTGCCTTTTTGAGTCCCATCATCCTATCTTATGATTTATATATCTGCAGTTAAAGCATTGATAGCAGTGAAGAGGAGTCTAATTGATCCTATGGACCGGCTTAACAGTTGGAGTAATGGAGATCCTTGCACAGATAATTGGATTGGAGTTGTATGCACCTATTCTGATGGAGCTGTCGGGAACTTACGTGTCAAAGAACTGTACGTTGTCTCCAGCACTCTATCCCCTTCCTTTATGCTGTATTTTTCCTGTCCTAAATTAAAACATGAGAAACTCAGAAGTCATGGATTTTAGAGAAATATCTTCTATTTTGTTgcacattttatttttgaaaacaaaacaaTGACCATTAGGAATATATAATGGCTTAAATAACTCTGTGTTGACTCATAATATGTAGTAATCGATAAATGGCTTAAACAATCTTCATTTTTTCTCCTTCATTTGTTGCAGCCAGCTAATGTATATGAACCTATCTGGAAATTTAGCCCCTGAGATCAGCCAATTGTCCAAGCTTGAGAAGTTGTGAGTAGTTGACAAGAAGATTCCATTATTCTATTTATACTTCCTAAACATTCTTTctgttattgatttttttttttcttttggtttgtCCTGGAAGAGATTTCATGTGGAATAACCTAACTGGTTCAATTCCAAAGGAGATTGGCAGTATTATGTCACTGAAACTTTTGTAAGTTAAATCTCACTGATTTCTTCTTGTTTATTTCTATCTCCTGCTTGGGTGCCCCTTTTTTCCTTCATAGTTAATGAtagaaattttataatttaactattttaaattgCTTCTgcttattattaaataatattgcCGCAAGAGAATCTTCATGGTCTTAACTTAATTgtcatcttttcttttttttttttcctgcttACCAACACAACACCTGGGGCTTGTTTCTGTTACTTCTCTTGTTGAGAGACAGGTTTTGTTCATTGTGTGAGAGAGATCATTCATGAATTTAGGATTCAATTTGTGTTAGTAAAAGATGATAGAAAGGTAAAGTTACTTAGTTCATTGTTCGAGAGAGAGAAATTATTCATAAATTTTGGATCGATGAGTTAGTAAAACAGGACAGAGAAGTGAAACTTAAATACTACTTGTTTTAATCTTAGTTTCTTCTGACAGTGTGAATGTTTATGATATACAGACTCCTAAATGGAAATAAACTATCTGGTTCTCTTCCAGATGAGCTTGGTAATCTTACAAATCTTATCCGGTTTCAAATAGACGAGAATCAAATTTCAGGACCTATCCCAAAATCATATGCTAACTTGATGCCTGTGAAGCACCTGTGAGTggatctcttcttcttcttcttttcatttCAAGTTGACCCAAagaaccattttgtttttgtttctttttaataaaaacatctATTTTCCTATTTCTTCATTTACTTTGCAGCCACTTCAATAACAACACACTAAGTGGTGAAATTCCGTCTGAGCTTTCCAGATTATCCAAGCTGCTTCACTTGTGAGTGTTATGTTTGTAGATATATGGAGGTGATCAGAGGGTATAATTCCAATGAATTTTCATGTTCATTACAGGCTTTTGGATAACAATAACTTCTCAGGTTCTTTGCCACCAGAAATTTCGACCTTGCCAGTGCTACGCATTCTGTAAGTTCACTTTCGTCATATAGCCAAGTTGCTTATAGCATATTCAGAACTTTATGTTTTCATTCACTGTTTATCTGCCTTCTctacaattatattataagaaCAAGCACACTCCTTAgagaccaccaagaggtgtCAACTTTGCAAAAATATGACTTCGATGGTTTACAATTAAAAATAACCGAAAGTGACATACCTATTGACTAAGATCCACATAGAAGCAATTAAGTGCATGGCGCTCCTAACCTCCTATGACCTCAACATCATAAAACATCCTCCTGTTAAGAAAATGCTTCGTGACAAATGCTTTCCTTTTCcatgaaaagaaaatacaaagggACCTCCTCCATCGTGGCTCTACAATCCCTTTGAAGAACCTAAGATGGCCCAAAAGAGCACAATTCACATTGAACAGACACCTCCAAAAATTCTGATCGATATCCTAAGAGACCCGTTCACAAGAACATCAATAATGGTCAAGCACCAAGGAAGAACAGTTCTGGGTGAAATAAAGGAGTAGCTTTCTTATTTGAAAAAGCAAGCTATTAGGGATAGACTTTGAGAGAGTTTGGGCGTCAGAATGGCTCTAAGTAGGGATGTTGCTTTACGAACATATTCAAATTGGCTGGACTTACCTGCGGGGGAgtttaaccaaattttgaacaagttcTGCATTTTATGTCTAACTTCAAAGGTTTGGCATcggaataattttatttttttattgttattttacttGATCACGTTGTCATAGGTTATCTGCTCTTCAACTTCTTAGTATTGTACTTGATATGGAAGGAAAAATTATTCAGATGTATCTACGCCAATATTTTACTCTCGTTAGTTGCATGTGTTTTGCCTTGATGAGAAAAGTGATCACATATAATTTCCATAATGTTTCTTTTTCCAATATATGTATGTTTGTATATGTATATTTTCTCACCTCTATGCTGCCTTCGGCAGGCAACTTGATAACAACAATTTCAAAGGTGAAATTCCAGCATCTTATGAAAAATTTCCTACATTAGTGAAATTGTAAGTTGTAATTTTTTGGTGTTTCTTTCAGTTTTCACCTTCCACGCTATTCATTCTATATCTCTGCAATAGAATGGCTCTAAAATCTAATGATGTTCATAATTTCTCTTTTTGAAAAAGGATTTATGTTAATTCTTACATGCATGCCTTTTAACATCAATCATGGTATTTGTTTCTCTTTACCTTGCCCACTAAGGTGGTCCATTAAGGTTTCGatattttattatcatattTTCCACATACATATATGCTTAGAAATGTAAATCATGAAGATATTTCCTATGCTTTTGAAGACATTCCAAGTTCTTTTCTTTAACTAAAAAGAGGTAACAACCAATAAGCAATTGGCTTCATGAATATTCTCAATGGGTGCTAATGCTTTTCTCTACCACCGTTATGGTTCTTCCAGAAGTCTGAGGAATTGCGGGTTGGAGGGACCAATCCCTAATTTTAGCAAGATAGAAAACCTCAGTTACTTGTAAGTTGTCCTCTGTAGGTGTTTGCTTTTGTTTCAGTAAATCTTGtactttctttcttctttttggttAACGATCATAGCTGTGGTATTTTTTACCTTGCTTGTTCTACAGAGATCTTAGCTGGAACCATTTTACTGGACCCATACCGCCTTATAACCTCGCTTCTAGGATGACAACAATGTATGTCAATGACTGGTGTTGATTATAAATTAACTTGCATTTGTTCTCATTTTAGGCTTTCAGTTTGTTGGAAATCTAAACTAATTTTGAATAACATGTTTTTACGAAAGTATCATGGTCGTGCAGATACAGACGTTCACTTAACTTTCGTGAAAATTTACGTTTTGTCTGAAGATTTTCTGATGATTTTTCTCATGCTTAACAAATTCGTTGATGTTGTAGAATTTTGTCGAACAACCAGCTGAATGGATCTATACCCAGAAGTTTCTCCAATCTTCCTGTCCTCCAGAAACTGTAAGATTGTATCTGGTTCTTATGCATGGTCTTATAAATGCTTTCATGACAAAATGGCTATGTTTGTCAAAGTATCTTAGTTACATTTTTCCAtctcagtgatttaggacatgtttggattgattatagaaaaaaaatatttttttaagaaaatcacttttattctgaacgggagaagaagaagatgactcGAAGCGGTGGAattaagaaaatcatttttatttaaactcttgataaaaactttttaaaatacaccttgaaagtgtttcaaaagctatttttagTGGTTGTcaaaaacttcaattttttttaaaaatgagttattttcaaaattaaacacttgaaaagttaaaccaaacatcCCCTTAATAATGCAACATTTTCTTACACTTAATATAATTCAGCATTATCAATTTCTCTTCTTTGCAGGTCACTTGAGAATAACTTTCTGAATGGTTCTGTACCGTCTGCTCTGTGGGAGAAAATGTCCTTTGAATCAAGTGCTCGACTTACACTGTAAATCCTTTtagcaaaaatataggataggaattttTCAACTTTCTTGGAGtattattcctttttttaagTGTTAAAAGCTGTACTTTATGAACTGAAATCTGAGTCGTTTCTATTTATAGAACAAATTTGTTCATGATTTATGAATGATCACTTCTCTTTTTTTAATCCAGCGATCTTCGAAACAATTTGTTCTCTGACATTTCTGGAAGCACAAACACTCCTGCTAATGTGACCCTAAGGTATTCACTTTATCAATTCTGGTTCTTTAATTATTCTCATTGTCCAATGAAAGCCCATGGAGTTTCTCATGTTTTTCCTTATAACAACTTTCACTGGGAAGAAGGGCATGAAAAAAAACCAAGCCCTCAAAAGATTCCAACAAAAGCTAATGGAATTTCTCATGTTTCCTACTCCAGAGACCTCGGCTTTTGTTACCTCCACTCTCCATTTTTGCAATTACAAAATGTTTTCATGCCCTATAGGAAAGTACCGTTCATATGCCCTGTTCAGATGCATTTGAGTTATATTTGTCATCAGAAATTTAACGGATGTCTAATATACacttaaatatatattgtaaACCTATGGCTgtatttgtttttcaataatGACTCTTCTCCACAAGATATAAGTTTTTGCATGTATTATATGTATGCGTGGAATTCAGAATTTCAGATGTCCAAGTTCTCTTTTTTCCTCGTTGGTAATCATATTTGCTATTTTAGGACTTGAAAGAGTTATTTGACTTATTATTTTCAGAAACCTGCATTCTATAGTTGTCATTGAACCATCTATCATTCTGTAGGCTTGGAGGAAATCCAATCTGCCAAAATTTGAGCAGACAAAACTCTGACCAGTTCTGTATGTCAAAAATTGTAGAGGATGGGCTTCATAGAAGCTCAAAGAATTCCAGTGAAACATGTGCAGTTAGCAGTTGTCCAACGGACAGTTTCTTTGAATTAGTGCCAGACACTCCTGACCCATGCTTTTGTGCATCACCCCTTGGGATTGGATATAGGCTGAAGAGTCCAAGTTTTTCCTACTTTCCTCCATACATACATTTATTTGAAGCGTATCTGACAAAGGAACTCAATTTGGATATGCACCAATTGTTAATCGATTCATACGATTGGGAAGGAGCTCGCCTGAGGATGTATCTGAAGATTTTTCCATCATTTGATAGTGGCACTCATAAATTGGATATTACGGAGATATTTCTAATTACAGAACAATTTATGTCATGGAATTTTACCCGTAATGACTTCTTTGGCCCATACGAGCTTCTCAACTTCACACTCCCTGAACGTTTTCAGACTggtatatattttgttttgcaATATTTCTTTTCAATAATGGCATGGTCCAATTAATGTGTTGTTTAACTGGTCTTGCGAGTTAGTATCAGTCTAATGTGAACATTTCTTCTTTTGGGCTTGCCAGCGTGTGTGCGATTTTATGGGTTTTGTGAGGAGAGAGAAACAATAGGGTTTTTAGGGGGTATGAGAGGGATCCTAGGGAGCTATGTCCCTTGTTTGCTTTCATGTTTCCTAGTGGGCTTTGATTTCGaagttttttttgtaattattctataAACGTGATTTTGTATTGCTGGAGTCTCTTTATTGTAAAGGGAGACCTCCTATTTTTTGTGGGCTTGGTTTTTTGTATGTCcgtatattctttcatttttctctcaatgaaaatggatgttttcattaaaaaaaaaaaagtgaacatTTCTTCTTTTGTATACTAGAGTCCTTAGTAGTTGATCATCTTTTGTGatattttatcttttcaaatctTCACCAAGTGTCGCACGGCATCTGGTATACATTAGACAAATATGCCACATCTATTGCATAAGATGAAAACGGAAAGGTACTTTTAAGTTCAAaagttttattcaatttttatttaacaattaataagattctaattttattaaagtTCATTGTGTAATTTTAGAGGTCGACAATATCTAAGGACATTGGTGATTTGGTGCCGTGTCTCATCAGCTGAGATGAGCCGATCTATGCTCTAAACATATTTTGCCATAACATCATATCCAAGTATATGTTGGTGTCACTGCCTCTATAACACTGGCCGAGTTTTGTTTAATGCATATGAGTATTTCCAAATTTGTGTCCTTAATTGCTTGAAACTATGagtttcatttattattattattatttttctttgatttttctgTTGcagttatatataaatttaaccttACAAGTTTATCAGTGCAGTCATTTTCCAGACAGAGAAGATGGGCATTGGTACGGGCATCATGGCTGCCATCATTGTTGGATCTGTTTTTTGTATTCTTGTTATCGTAGCAGTGGCCGTACTTCTATTCACTAGGCGTTATAGATACCGTCACAATTTGTCAAGGAAAAATCTCTGTAAGTATGGTAGAATGGACGATCAAATTAAACTCTGATAATTGTCACATAAAGTGCTCTGAAATTTTCTTTCACTGCAGCTTCAACGATTGGTCTGAAAATTGATGGTGTCAAAGCATTTTCATTCAAGGAAATGCAATCGGCTACTGGAAATTTCAACCGCTCAACTGAAGTTGGCCGAGGAGGTTATGGCAAGGTCTATAAAGGCACACTATCAGATAATTCAGTTGTAGCCATCAAGCGTGCAGAAGAAGGATCCTTACAAGGCCAAAAAGAATTTTTGACGGAGATAAAACTCTTATCACGAGTACATCACCGAAACTTAGTATCCCTAATCGGATATTGTGATGAAGAAGGGGAACAAGTATGTTGGTCactttattttactttatttaggTTTTATGATGTTAGGTGTTGAGCTTATCGTGTGATCAAATCATATCCGGCATCCCTCTTCACATATGGTTAACGTCAATTTTAAAGTCTACATGGTTCTTTCATCATTTCTATGAATTGAAGGCATAATAGTAAGTTGGTTTCAGAAAAGTAACTCATTCTGGGAAGTAGTTCTTATAGGGAGCGCATGCATCAGAAAGATTTGATTTCTGCAgtgatttattttttgttccGTCTTTCTACAGATGCTGGTTTACGAGTTTATGCCAAATGGAACTTTGCGGGACTGGCTTTCTAGTTTTGAATTTTCTGGTATTGGCCTcagcaaatattttatttgttctGAACCCTAATCTATGCCCGTGGCCCCcattatatgcttaattttttgaGAGGAAACCCCATTATATGGTTAATCACAAATGCTCATGGGACTAGAAATCTAAGAACATATATAGATACGAGACATAGATACAACATGACACGGAAACGGCACACGTCATTTGTTAGAAATCTAGGATACGAACACAACATGGACacgtttattaaaatatacattttaaaaatatatatcattttaagaaaattgaaaGTAAATAGGTTGATGCATTATAtccttaaaaaattaatttgatgtaCTTAAcactcaaaatttattattat
The nucleotide sequence above comes from Benincasa hispida cultivar B227 chromosome 3, ASM972705v1, whole genome shotgun sequence. Encoded proteins:
- the LOC120073192 gene encoding probable LRR receptor-like serine/threonine-protein kinase At1g06840 isoform X1; the protein is MPSMWRHCVCVFLLLCCRSMLLAGAATTEPSDVKALIAVKRSLIDPMDRLNSWSNGDPCTDNWIGVVCTYSDGAVGNLRVKELQLMYMNLSGNLAPEISQLSKLEKLDFMWNNLTGSIPKEIGSIMSLKLLLLNGNKLSGSLPDELGNLTNLIRFQIDENQISGPIPKSYANLMPVKHLHFNNNTLSGEIPSELSRLSKLLHLLLDNNNFSGSLPPEISTLPVLRILQLDNNNFKGEIPASYEKFPTLVKLSLRNCGLEGPIPNFSKIENLSYLDLSWNHFTGPIPPYNLASRMTTIILSNNQLNGSIPRSFSNLPVLQKLSLENNFLNGSVPSALWEKMSFESSARLTLDLRNNLFSDISGSTNTPANVTLRLGGNPICQNLSRQNSDQFCMSKIVEDGLHRSSKNSSETCAVSSCPTDSFFELVPDTPDPCFCASPLGIGYRLKSPSFSYFPPYIHLFEAYLTKELNLDMHQLLIDSYDWEGARLRMYLKIFPSFDSGTHKLDITEIFLITEQFMSWNFTRNDFFGPYELLNFTLPERFQTVIFQTEKMGIGTGIMAAIIVGSVFCILVIVAVAVLLFTRRYRYRHNLSRKNLSSTIGLKIDGVKAFSFKEMQSATGNFNRSTEVGRGGYGKVYKGTLSDNSVVAIKRAEEGSLQGQKEFLTEIKLLSRVHHRNLVSLIGYCDEEGEQMLVYEFMPNGTLRDWLSSFEFSDKSKTTVNLNFRMRLQIALGSAKGILYLHTEANPPIFHRDIKARNILLDAKLTAKVADFGLSRLAPDLDYEGDVPGHVSTVVKGTPGYLDPEYFLTHKMTDKSDVYSLGVVFLELLTGMHPISHGKNIVREVKLAHQMGTILSIVDTTLGSFASECLERFVALALSCCHDNPEERPSMLVVVRELENILNMMPNDSGTLSSDLSLRSSARLPSSPTSTSCITRDQFPSGSISGSDLISDVMPTIRPR
- the LOC120073192 gene encoding probable LRR receptor-like serine/threonine-protein kinase At1g06840 isoform X2, yielding MPVKHLHFNNNTLSGEIPSELSRLSKLLHLLLDNNNFSGSLPPEISTLPVLRILQLDNNNFKGEIPASYEKFPTLVKLSLRNCGLEGPIPNFSKIENLSYLDLSWNHFTGPIPPYNLASRMTTIILSNNQLNGSIPRSFSNLPVLQKLSLENNFLNGSVPSALWEKMSFESSARLTLDLRNNLFSDISGSTNTPANVTLRLGGNPICQNLSRQNSDQFCMSKIVEDGLHRSSKNSSETCAVSSCPTDSFFELVPDTPDPCFCASPLGIGYRLKSPSFSYFPPYIHLFEAYLTKELNLDMHQLLIDSYDWEGARLRMYLKIFPSFDSGTHKLDITEIFLITEQFMSWNFTRNDFFGPYELLNFTLPERFQTVIFQTEKMGIGTGIMAAIIVGSVFCILVIVAVAVLLFTRRYRYRHNLSRKNLSSTIGLKIDGVKAFSFKEMQSATGNFNRSTEVGRGGYGKVYKGTLSDNSVVAIKRAEEGSLQGQKEFLTEIKLLSRVHHRNLVSLIGYCDEEGEQMLVYEFMPNGTLRDWLSSFEFSDKSKTTVNLNFRMRLQIALGSAKGILYLHTEANPPIFHRDIKARNILLDAKLTAKVADFGLSRLAPDLDYEGDVPGHVSTVVKGTPGYLDPEYFLTHKMTDKSDVYSLGVVFLELLTGMHPISHGKNIVREVKLAHQMGTILSIVDTTLGSFASECLERFVALALSCCHDNPEERPSMLVVVRELENILNMMPNDSGTLSSDLSLRSSARLPSSPTSTSCITRDQFPSGSISGSDLISDVMPTIRPR